One window from the genome of Candidatus Thermoplasmatota archaeon encodes:
- a CDS encoding PaaI family thioesterase, with protein sequence MASEEPAGKPATRKDFLERLRQPQASHFSKMLGIEVTSREPGRCEASLAVKEEHTNLGGVAHGGLAASLLDTVMGAAVVSTLGEDEWCATLQLSVSYLAGVTPGPVRAEGVVTRRAKRAAFAEGRAFDAEGKLLATAQGTWHVWPSGE encoded by the coding sequence ATGGCAAGCGAAGAGCCCGCCGGCAAGCCCGCCACGCGCAAGGATTTCCTCGAACGCCTGCGGCAGCCGCAAGCCTCCCACTTCTCGAAGATGCTCGGCATCGAGGTGACGTCCCGCGAACCGGGGCGGTGCGAGGCGTCGCTTGCGGTGAAGGAGGAGCACACGAACCTCGGCGGCGTCGCCCACGGGGGCTTGGCCGCAAGCCTCCTCGACACGGTCATGGGCGCCGCCGTCGTGAGCACGCTTGGCGAGGACGAATGGTGCGCGACGCTCCAGCTCTCCGTGAGCTACCTTGCGGGCGTGACGCCGGGGCCCGTTCGGGCCGAGGGCGTCGTCACGCGTCGCGCCAAGCGCGCCGCGTTTGCCGAAGGGCGCGCCTTCGACGCCGAGGGGAAGCTCCTGGCGACGGCGCAGGGAACCTGGCACGTCTGGCCAAGTGGCGAGTGA
- the fsa gene encoding fructose-6-phosphate aldolase, which yields MKLFLDTANIDEIRRAADWAVLDGVTTNPSLVAKETGKDFRSILKEICEIVDGPISAEVTSTKADEMVRQGEDLAKLHENIVVKCQLTADGLKATRALAKKGIPVNVTLCFSANQALLAAKAGAAYISPFVGRLDDVSHDGMDLLRQIVAIYNNYDFETEVLAASVRHPVHVVECALAGADIATLPYKVLEQMVKHPLTDRGLEQFLKDWEKVPKS from the coding sequence ATGAAGCTCTTCCTCGACACGGCCAACATCGACGAGATCCGCCGCGCGGCCGACTGGGCCGTCCTCGACGGCGTCACCACGAACCCGAGCCTCGTTGCGAAGGAGACGGGCAAGGACTTCCGCTCCATTCTCAAGGAGATCTGCGAAATCGTCGACGGTCCCATCAGCGCGGAAGTCACCTCCACGAAGGCCGACGAGATGGTCCGCCAGGGCGAGGACCTGGCGAAGCTGCACGAGAACATCGTGGTGAAGTGCCAGCTCACGGCCGACGGGCTCAAGGCGACGCGGGCGCTCGCGAAAAAGGGCATCCCCGTCAACGTGACCCTGTGCTTCTCCGCCAACCAGGCGCTCCTTGCGGCCAAGGCGGGCGCCGCGTACATCTCGCCGTTCGTGGGCCGGCTCGACGACGTCTCGCACGACGGGATGGACCTCCTTCGCCAGATCGTGGCGATCTACAACAACTACGACTTCGAGACGGAGGTTCTGGCCGCCTCCGTCCGGCACCCGGTGCACGTGGTGGAGTGCGCGCTCGCCGGCGCGGACATCGCCACCCTTCCCTACAAGGTCCTCGAGCAGATGGTGAAGCACCCCCTCACGGACCGGGGCCTCGAGCAGTTCCTCAAGGACTGGGAGAAGGTCCCGAAGTCGTGA
- the moaC gene encoding cyclic pyranopterin monophosphate synthase MoaC, whose amino-acid sequence MTARMVDVGDKDLVARRAVAEGVLRLSARTVQAIRRGTIEKGDVVATATVAGLQAVKRTPETLPLCHPIPLTSAHVTLRLEKDRVVARCEVAAEYRTGVEMEALTGAAAALLCVWDMVKPLEKDARGQYPRTRIESLRVLEKRKGQSPRRRRA is encoded by the coding sequence ATGACGGCGCGCATGGTCGACGTGGGCGACAAGGATCTCGTTGCGCGGCGGGCCGTCGCCGAGGGCGTGCTCCGGCTCTCCGCCCGCACCGTGCAGGCCATCCGCCGGGGCACGATCGAAAAGGGCGACGTCGTCGCGACGGCGACCGTGGCCGGCCTCCAGGCGGTGAAGCGCACGCCCGAGACGCTGCCCCTGTGCCACCCGATCCCCCTCACGTCGGCGCACGTCACGCTTCGGCTGGAGAAGGACCGCGTGGTCGCGCGGTGCGAGGTCGCCGCCGAGTACCGGACGGGCGTCGAGATGGAGGCCCTGACGGGCGCCGCCGCCGCGCTCCTTTGCGTGTGGGACATGGTAAAGCCGCTCGAGAAGGACGCGCGCGGGCAGTACCCCCGCACGCGCATCGAGAGCCTGCGCGTGCTCGAGAAGCGCAAGGGCCAATCGCCCCGGAGGCGTCGCGCGTGA
- a CDS encoding STAS/SEC14 domain-containing protein, producing the protein MSGGAAGTETGVQVLLQTPSVTLVEDAEGIVRLVRRGDISIEDARELERVMAPLVERSPLRLLADPREGGQAPPEVRRVYYDIARRTRDARVAIVGARPYHHVVANLVLRATTNLRIEYFDDEAEARRWLLAPRKTA; encoded by the coding sequence GTGAGCGGAGGAGCGGCGGGGACCGAGACGGGAGTCCAGGTGCTTCTCCAAACGCCGTCGGTGACCCTCGTCGAGGATGCCGAAGGCATCGTCCGGCTCGTGCGGCGGGGCGACATCTCCATCGAGGACGCCCGAGAGCTCGAGCGCGTCATGGCGCCGCTCGTCGAGCGAAGCCCCCTCCGGTTGCTGGCCGATCCGCGCGAGGGCGGCCAGGCGCCCCCGGAGGTCCGTCGCGTGTACTACGACATCGCCCGGCGGACGCGGGACGCTCGCGTGGCGATCGTGGGCGCTCGCCCGTACCATCACGTCGTCGCGAACCTCGTGCTGCGGGCCACGACGAACCTTCGCATCGAGTACTTCGACGACGAGGCCGAGGCGCGCCGGTGGCTCCTTGCCCCGCGAAAGACGGCCTGA
- a CDS encoding molybdenum cofactor biosynthesis protein B, which produces MSVREHKRAAPARLRVAVLTASDSRSAATDDSGHLLVELLARAGHAIAGYRVVKDDVRAIRAAARDLLRDADALLVNGGTGASPRDVTPEALAPLLRCELPGFGEAFRRASAAQVGTAAIASRALAGVTREGKIVAALPGSPQGCRLAMRAILLPELSHLVHVARGRPPSGTTARPRRRPPSRRKARAAERARRPRSR; this is translated from the coding sequence GTGAGCGTCCGCGAGCACAAGCGCGCCGCGCCCGCGCGCCTGCGCGTCGCCGTGCTTACGGCAAGCGACTCGCGAAGCGCGGCCACCGACGACTCGGGCCACCTCCTCGTCGAGCTCCTGGCCCGCGCTGGCCACGCGATCGCGGGCTACCGCGTGGTGAAGGACGACGTGCGCGCGATCCGCGCCGCGGCGCGGGACCTCCTCCGCGACGCCGACGCGCTTCTGGTGAACGGCGGCACCGGCGCCTCGCCCCGCGACGTGACGCCCGAGGCGCTCGCGCCGCTTCTCCGCTGCGAGCTTCCGGGCTTTGGCGAGGCCTTCCGCCGCGCAAGCGCCGCGCAGGTGGGCACGGCGGCGATCGCAAGCCGCGCGCTTGCCGGCGTGACGCGGGAGGGCAAGATCGTGGCGGCCCTGCCGGGCTCGCCGCAGGGCTGCCGGCTGGCGATGCGCGCGATCCTTCTACCCGAGCTTTCGCACCTCGTGCACGTGGCCCGCGGGCGCCCGCCTAGCGGAACGACCGCACGTCCACGTCGAAGGCCACCGTCACGCCGCAAAGCTCGTGCCGCGGAGCGAGCACGACGACCTCGGTCTCGGTGA
- a CDS encoding MoaD family protein, whose amino-acid sequence MARVRVRFFASPREIVGEREIPWEIRDGATARELLDALVARFPKLAPLRGHLLVSVNREFARAEDPVRDGDEVAIMPPVSGGAGTGDGERERSTEPVSGGAANGPGESERDADSTRAVSGGAPDPTLPAAGARIQPHAASLDELLREVSDPSAGAVASFVGTVRSESGGSPVVALEYEFYEGMAEAKLQALAERAVERFGLCKARVVHRAGRFAVGEPVLWVAASASHRDAAFSACRWMVEELKASVPIWKKEHVGKDGVVERARWVGAP is encoded by the coding sequence ATGGCCCGCGTGCGCGTCCGGTTCTTCGCTTCGCCGCGCGAGATCGTGGGCGAACGCGAGATCCCGTGGGAGATCCGCGACGGCGCGACCGCGCGGGAGCTCCTCGACGCCCTCGTGGCGCGCTTTCCCAAGCTCGCCCCGTTGCGGGGGCACCTCCTCGTGAGCGTGAACCGCGAGTTCGCGCGCGCGGAAGACCCCGTGCGCGACGGCGACGAGGTGGCGATCATGCCGCCGGTGTCCGGCGGAGCCGGCACCGGCGACGGGGAACGCGAGCGTTCCACGGAGCCCGTGAGCGGCGGAGCCGCGAACGGCCCCGGGGAATCCGAACGCGACGCGGATTCCACGAGGGCGGTGAGCGGCGGAGCCCCCGATCCGACCCTTCCGGCCGCCGGCGCTCGCATCCAGCCCCACGCGGCAAGCCTGGACGAGCTTCTGCGGGAAGTCTCCGATCCCTCCGCCGGCGCCGTCGCCTCGTTCGTCGGGACCGTGCGGTCGGAGAGCGGGGGGTCGCCCGTCGTGGCCCTCGAGTACGAGTTCTACGAGGGAATGGCCGAGGCCAAGCTCCAGGCGCTTGCCGAGCGGGCCGTGGAGCGCTTTGGCCTGTGCAAGGCGCGCGTGGTCCACCGCGCGGGGCGCTTTGCGGTGGGCGAGCCCGTCCTGTGGGTGGCCGCAAGCGCCTCCCACCGCGACGCGGCGTTTTCCGCCTGCCGATGGATGGTCGAGGAGCTCAAGGCGAGCGTTCCCATCTGGAAGAAGGAGCACGTGGGCAAGGACGGCGTGGTCGAGCGGGCCCGATGGGTGGGAGCCCCATGA
- a CDS encoding FKBP-type peptidyl-prolyl cis-trans isomerase, with protein sequence MSDVPARVVGFFAIAAVILGASWAVAQWDPVPSAAAQAVEVREISSLGLVAPGTQATFALLVTNGGGAEQTLALSLRAPPGFEGRFVPSALTLAPGESRGAFLTVSVPDGANGAATLVAEARGETQRGSVVLPLAVGRGSAGPLPGESATAFLTGRTLDGRVFWTSSARVQDAVVSLGTDVPAFLRHEAYEQFPRGDLLLRMDPDARPAGLRLGILDMRAGESRTFIVPPELAFDAGPVPITLSRFEEFARVRTVDPNLALPAGAFAELPRVGDAIVRESHLGAGQATYRVASVTAASVHLVLDLSPGDRLALGDRFSGLGAAWEVRSVDGRATISFEAPPGTFLTLYPPLAGQTVVDALTETTVRLDTAPPVGFEFPTPGYGCAQTGRVTAVTETEVVVLAPRHELCGVTVAFDVDVRSFR encoded by the coding sequence ATGTCGGACGTGCCCGCGCGCGTGGTCGGCTTCTTTGCGATCGCCGCCGTGATTCTGGGCGCGTCCTGGGCCGTCGCCCAGTGGGACCCCGTCCCCTCGGCGGCCGCGCAGGCGGTCGAGGTGCGCGAGATCTCCTCGCTGGGCCTCGTCGCGCCGGGCACGCAGGCCACCTTCGCGCTTCTTGTCACAAACGGCGGCGGGGCGGAGCAGACCCTCGCGCTCTCGCTGCGCGCGCCGCCTGGCTTCGAGGGCCGTTTTGTCCCCTCCGCGCTCACGCTTGCGCCCGGGGAATCCCGCGGCGCCTTCCTCACGGTGTCCGTTCCCGACGGCGCAAACGGGGCGGCCACGCTTGTGGCCGAGGCGCGCGGCGAGACGCAGCGCGGCTCCGTCGTCCTGCCGCTTGCCGTCGGCCGCGGGAGCGCCGGGCCGCTTCCGGGCGAGAGCGCGACCGCCTTCCTCACGGGCCGGACGCTCGACGGCCGCGTCTTCTGGACGTCCTCGGCCCGCGTGCAGGACGCCGTCGTGTCGCTTGGCACCGACGTGCCCGCGTTCCTCCGGCACGAGGCCTACGAGCAGTTCCCGCGCGGCGACCTTCTGCTGCGCATGGACCCCGACGCGCGGCCGGCGGGCCTTCGGCTGGGCATCCTCGACATGCGCGCGGGCGAGTCGCGCACCTTCATCGTGCCGCCCGAGCTTGCCTTCGACGCCGGGCCGGTGCCGATCACCCTCTCGCGCTTCGAGGAGTTCGCGCGCGTTCGGACGGTCGACCCGAATCTCGCGCTTCCGGCGGGCGCGTTTGCGGAGCTTCCGCGCGTGGGAGACGCGATCGTGCGGGAGAGCCACCTTGGGGCGGGCCAAGCGACCTACCGCGTCGCGTCGGTCACGGCCGCAAGCGTGCACCTCGTCCTCGATCTCTCGCCGGGCGACCGGCTCGCGCTTGGCGACCGGTTCTCGGGCCTTGGCGCCGCGTGGGAGGTGCGCTCCGTGGACGGCCGCGCGACCATCTCCTTCGAGGCGCCGCCGGGGACCTTCCTCACGTTGTACCCGCCGCTTGCCGGCCAGACGGTCGTGGATGCCCTCACGGAGACCACGGTGCGGCTCGACACGGCGCCTCCGGTCGGGTTCGAGTTTCCGACGCCCGGCTATGGCTGCGCGCAGACGGGCCGCGTGACGGCCGTCACCGAGACCGAGGTCGTCGTGCTCGCTCCGCGGCACGAGCTTTGCGGCGTGACGGTGGCCTTCGACGTGGACGTGCGGTCGTTCCGCTAG
- a CDS encoding adenylosuccinate synthase translates to MPAVAIVGAQWGDEGKGKITDYEAQRADVVARYQGGNNAGHTIVVAGQEFKLHLLPAGVLHPSKKAVVGNGVVVDPPGLLKEIDELAARGRPVGNLAISASAHVIFPWHKILDALAEQGQSAVGSTKRGIGPVYTDKVARSGIRMAELCDPRLLSARLAGIVPEKQRVLDAMGSKERLDAAAIEREYGAYGARLRPFVADTTALLHEALAQGQRVLLEGAQGTLLDLDHGTYPFVTSSSTTVGGACTGTGIPPTAISEVLGVMKAYTTRVGLGPFPTELSDATGDRIAQVGREVGTTTGRKRRCGWLDLPLLRHAARVNGFTSLAVMKLDVLADLGPLRVCMAYRVDGMEVRFPPAGRDLSEAEPVWKEFDGFGAISLAPGARGLTALPRGAREYLEFVQREIGAPIRTVSVGPGREQTLEVA, encoded by the coding sequence ATGCCCGCCGTGGCGATCGTCGGGGCGCAATGGGGCGACGAGGGGAAGGGCAAGATCACGGACTACGAGGCGCAGCGCGCCGACGTCGTCGCCCGCTACCAAGGCGGCAACAACGCGGGCCACACGATCGTCGTGGCCGGGCAGGAGTTCAAGCTGCACCTCCTGCCCGCGGGCGTCCTGCACCCCTCGAAGAAGGCCGTCGTCGGAAACGGCGTCGTCGTCGATCCCCCCGGGCTCCTGAAGGAGATCGACGAGCTTGCCGCGCGCGGGCGCCCCGTCGGCAACCTTGCGATCTCGGCCTCCGCCCACGTCATCTTTCCGTGGCACAAGATCCTCGACGCGCTCGCCGAGCAGGGCCAAAGCGCCGTCGGCTCCACCAAGCGCGGAATCGGCCCCGTGTACACGGACAAGGTCGCGCGCTCGGGCATCCGCATGGCCGAGCTTTGCGACCCGCGCCTTCTTTCGGCGCGCCTGGCGGGGATCGTCCCCGAGAAGCAGCGCGTGCTCGACGCGATGGGCTCGAAGGAGCGCCTCGACGCGGCGGCGATCGAGCGCGAGTACGGCGCCTACGGCGCGCGGCTTCGGCCGTTTGTGGCCGACACGACGGCCCTTCTGCACGAGGCGCTCGCGCAGGGCCAACGCGTGCTCCTCGAAGGCGCGCAGGGGACGCTCCTCGACCTCGACCACGGCACGTACCCGTTTGTCACGAGCAGCAGCACGACGGTGGGCGGCGCGTGCACGGGAACCGGAATCCCGCCGACGGCCATCTCGGAGGTCCTCGGCGTCATGAAGGCGTACACGACGCGCGTGGGCCTCGGCCCGTTCCCGACGGAGCTTTCGGACGCCACGGGCGACCGCATCGCGCAGGTGGGCCGCGAGGTTGGCACGACCACCGGCCGCAAGCGGCGCTGCGGGTGGCTCGACCTTCCGCTCCTCCGCCACGCCGCGCGCGTGAACGGGTTCACGTCGCTTGCGGTCATGAAGCTCGACGTGCTCGCCGACCTCGGTCCGCTCCGCGTTTGCATGGCCTACCGCGTCGACGGCATGGAAGTCCGGTTCCCGCCGGCCGGCCGGGACCTTTCGGAGGCGGAGCCCGTCTGGAAGGAGTTCGACGGGTTTGGGGCGATCTCGCTTGCCCCGGGCGCGCGCGGTCTCACGGCGCTCCCGCGCGGCGCGCGCGAGTACCTCGAGTTCGTCCAGCGGGAGATCGGCGCGCCGATCCGCACCGTAAGCGTGGGCCCGGGCCGCGAGCAGACGCTCGAGGTCGCCTGA